Proteins encoded together in one Citromicrobium bathyomarinum window:
- a CDS encoding PaaI family thioesterase, whose translation MTETGEPEIDLLSHYARSLGIEVSGFEDGVPVLCVSGIDAIEGRPGHFHGGATSGLMETAAYALLRLALHERGEHAQLKPINITVQFLAAAKKEPLFAKARITKLGRRSANVTVEAWQEERDRPRASAVMNVMIARSEPDAD comes from the coding sequence ATGACTGAGACCGGCGAACCCGAGATCGACCTTCTGTCGCACTATGCCCGCTCGCTCGGCATCGAAGTCTCCGGCTTCGAAGACGGCGTGCCGGTGCTGTGTGTTTCCGGCATCGACGCGATCGAAGGGCGTCCCGGCCATTTCCACGGAGGCGCGACCAGCGGGCTGATGGAAACCGCGGCCTACGCGCTACTGCGGCTGGCGCTGCACGAGCGCGGCGAGCATGCCCAGCTCAAGCCGATCAACATCACCGTGCAGTTCCTCGCCGCAGCGAAGAAGGAACCGCTGTTCGCCAAGGCGCGGATCACCAAGCTCGGCCGCCGGAGTGCGAACGTGACCGTCGAGGCATGGCAGGAAGAGCGCGACCGACCGCGGGCAAGCGCGGTGATGAACGTGATGATCGCCCGGAGCGAACCCGACGCCGACTGA
- a CDS encoding PaaI family thioesterase, translating into MEKEAPHRDPSNLFDPEKAAPFLFAGGHPGWLGLTYLGHGEDWTEIRLPWREELMGDDVRRVIASGPIFSMLDMGGGIAIWTRAQRFVPIATLDMRVDYQRPAGERADVIARCECYRTTRSAAFVRGIAHDGDPDDPVATMAAVYMTIGDFNPAGAKND; encoded by the coding sequence ATGGAGAAAGAGGCCCCCCACCGCGATCCGTCGAACCTGTTCGACCCGGAAAAAGCCGCGCCCTTCCTGTTTGCGGGCGGGCACCCTGGCTGGCTTGGCCTGACCTATCTCGGCCACGGAGAGGACTGGACCGAAATCAGGCTGCCATGGCGCGAGGAGCTGATGGGCGACGATGTGCGTCGCGTGATCGCCTCAGGCCCGATCTTCTCGATGCTCGACATGGGTGGCGGCATCGCGATCTGGACCCGCGCCCAGCGGTTCGTGCCGATCGCAACGCTCGACATGCGGGTCGACTACCAGCGCCCGGCGGGCGAGCGGGCGGATGTGATTGCGCGGTGCGAATGTTACCGCACCACGCGCTCTGCCGCCTTCGTGCGCGGGATCGCGCATGACGGCGATCCTGACGATCCGGTGGCGACGATGGCGGCGGTTTACATGACCATCGGCGATTTCAATCCGGCGGGGGCGAAGAATGACTGA
- a CDS encoding SOS response-associated peptidase family protein, translating to MTKAQAEIARIFAAAGDLGSNYAEEVYPGYSGAVIANGQLRSMVWGFPLAQKSKKTGAPLKPRPVNNARSDKLDSFMWRFSFEERRCLIPLTAWAEAEGQRGAMTRTWMSLPDVEAFAVAGIWRASDEWGDCYSMVMTEAAGPAAQVHNRMPVILQPDTYATWQTGSAEEALDLCRAYEGPLDVDRTSEPWARKR from the coding sequence ATGACGAAGGCCCAGGCGGAGATCGCGCGGATCTTCGCCGCCGCCGGCGATCTCGGCTCCAATTACGCCGAGGAAGTCTATCCGGGGTACTCGGGTGCGGTGATCGCCAATGGGCAGCTGCGCTCGATGGTGTGGGGCTTTCCGCTGGCGCAGAAGAGCAAGAAGACCGGCGCGCCGCTCAAGCCGCGACCGGTCAACAACGCGCGCTCCGACAAGCTGGACAGCTTCATGTGGCGCTTCAGTTTCGAAGAGCGGCGTTGCCTGATCCCGCTGACCGCCTGGGCCGAGGCGGAAGGGCAGCGCGGCGCGATGACGCGCACATGGATGTCCCTGCCCGATGTCGAGGCATTCGCCGTGGCCGGCATCTGGCGCGCGAGCGACGAATGGGGCGACTGCTATTCGATGGTCATGACCGAAGCGGCAGGCCCCGCCGCACAGGTCCACAACCGCATGCCCGTGATCCTCCAGCCCGATACCTATGCGACATGGCAGACCGGCTCTGCAGAAGAAGCGCTCGACCTGTGCCGCGCTTACGAAGGGCCACTGGATGTCGATCGCACGTCCGAGCCCTGGGCGCGCAAGCGATAG
- a CDS encoding LexA family transcriptional regulator, which yields MSYSQRAFGDLAGISKNTQLAYETGSSPITLDYLARAAEHGVDVQYVVSGRRQRHPLVEQLVASPGFEEIGQHFDETGRPIEPGDLVEIDEIDMRYGMGASDVSGHVEPAKRIFSREWLQNFTDARPGQLYWAIGQGDSMEPTISSGDLILIDRSQDTMFDRDLIWACTVGDFGMIKRLRPTREGVTILSDNPAVPDDFAVDDELRIIGRVIAKVGKL from the coding sequence TTGAGCTACAGCCAGAGGGCCTTTGGGGATCTGGCTGGCATCTCGAAAAACACCCAACTTGCCTACGAAACGGGGAGTTCACCGATCACGTTGGACTATCTCGCACGCGCGGCAGAGCATGGGGTAGATGTCCAGTATGTTGTTTCAGGCCGTCGCCAGCGTCATCCGTTGGTGGAGCAGCTGGTCGCATCGCCCGGCTTCGAAGAGATCGGCCAGCATTTCGACGAAACCGGCAGGCCAATCGAACCAGGCGACCTCGTGGAGATCGACGAGATCGACATGCGCTACGGCATGGGCGCGAGCGACGTGAGCGGGCACGTTGAGCCCGCTAAGCGGATCTTCTCGCGCGAGTGGCTGCAGAACTTCACCGATGCCCGGCCGGGGCAGCTCTATTGGGCGATCGGCCAGGGCGACTCGATGGAGCCGACCATCTCCAGTGGCGACCTGATCCTGATCGACCGCAGCCAGGATACGATGTTTGACCGCGACCTGATCTGGGCCTGCACCGTGGGCGACTTCGGCATGATCAAGCGCTTGCGACCGACCCGCGAAGGCGTCACCATCCTGTCGGACAACCCGGCCGTCCCCGACGACTTCGCCGTCGACGACGAACTGCGGATCATCGGCAGGGTCATCGCGAAGGTGGGGAAATTATGA
- a CDS encoding helix-turn-helix domain-containing protein — protein sequence MHLDRMHPEDVKAAIRKKYGTVARFVKQHDLPTSGVSDLFRGRTSARVANAVEKVLAEDAESKHSDSDRRGAATGKGAAAA from the coding sequence ATGCATCTTGACCGTATGCATCCTGAGGATGTGAAGGCCGCGATCCGGAAGAAGTACGGCACCGTCGCGCGCTTCGTTAAACAGCACGACCTCCCCACCAGTGGGGTGAGCGACCTTTTCCGGGGCAGAACGAGCGCGCGCGTTGCGAACGCGGTCGAGAAAGTGCTGGCCGAGGATGCGGAGTCCAAACATTCGGACAGCGATAGGCGCGGTGCCGCCACCGGTAAAGGGGCGGCTGCGGCATGA
- a CDS encoding SAM-dependent methyltransferase has protein sequence MRGEISSGRHSKRHPYDWYVEEYWVTAQLYRALGGFAQEKREGLAVWDPAAGLGTIGGAFLEDGHRVYFSDIVERIDWARIGELDATILPTFRSADFLELIKPPAACSIVCNPPYSYIEGIAEAFVRNALRLTHRRVCMLVPVKWLASQVRYGLFAEDHPPQAILYLTQRPSMPPGDRIEAMGNRAFRGGMIDYCWVVWDVKRPTPPGFTRSVWLPPLHRSFDLLPIAGIA, from the coding sequence ATGCGCGGTGAAATCTCCTCCGGTCGCCACTCGAAGCGCCATCCCTACGACTGGTATGTCGAGGAATACTGGGTCACCGCGCAGCTTTATCGCGCGCTGGGCGGCTTCGCCCAGGAGAAGCGCGAAGGGCTGGCGGTCTGGGACCCGGCGGCGGGGCTCGGCACGATCGGCGGCGCGTTCCTCGAGGACGGGCACCGGGTCTATTTCTCCGACATCGTCGAGCGGATCGACTGGGCACGGATTGGCGAACTCGACGCGACGATCCTGCCGACGTTCCGCAGCGCCGACTTCCTCGAGCTGATCAAGCCGCCTGCGGCGTGTTCGATCGTCTGCAATCCGCCCTATTCCTATATCGAGGGGATCGCAGAGGCGTTTGTGCGCAATGCGCTCCGACTGACCCATCGCCGGGTGTGCATGCTGGTGCCGGTCAAGTGGCTGGCCAGTCAGGTTCGCTACGGCCTGTTCGCTGAGGACCATCCGCCGCAGGCGATTCTTTACCTGACCCAGCGTCCCAGCATGCCGCCAGGCGACCGGATTGAGGCGATGGGCAACCGCGCATTCCGGGGCGGAATGATCGATTATTGCTGGGTCGTGTGGGACGTGAAGCGCCCCACGCCTCCCGGATTCACGCGCAGCGTATGGCTGCCGCCGCTCCACAGGTCGTTCGACCTGCTGCCGATCGCGGGAATCGCATGA
- a CDS encoding transposase domain-containing protein, which translates to MSSALAANENVEATPDLAPAEWFTAAELAQLALPGLAGDKRAINRLAGEEGWATRVDLERKPLARPRKGRGGGLEFHYRLLPAEAQLALGKRGLIPGQIAAEPQQDRAWAWFDRQTEKVKREARRRLEIVQEIETLEQAGMTRSAAVAEAAARHGQGESTMWKWLTNIAGLALENRLPALADDRRGGGKPKDIDPELWTLFKSDYLRPSAPPLSSSYRRVSAIAAERGLPMASERTFRRKLKAEVDPQIVILQREGREALRQSLPAQRRTVSHLHALEHVNIDGHTFNVFVRTAEGKVVRPVMVAIQDLYSRKIVAWRMGEVESAALVRLAFADLFQKWGIPKACTLDNGRGFASKWITGGSKSRFRFKIREEEPTGLLTELGIAIHWTLPYRGQSKPIERAFGDLNGTIAQHPLCEGAYTGRNPFEKPENYGTHAVAWDEFEALVAEGIAQHNARKGRRTETAKGRSFDEVFAESYATAPIGKATEEHLRMALLAADQKRIQNDGVIHLYGNRYYSQEIGRHAGERVSVRFDPDNLHGDIHVYAQSGGYLGKAEMIADTGYTTAEAAKSIEKQRAANRKAVRAAKEAEGLIDAQELAQRQARPIEPEVPELSVIRPMPPRKGVAVAAQAQAMPDSRQDEERERSIFTALSVVTGGKK; encoded by the coding sequence ATGTCTAGTGCCCTTGCCGCCAATGAGAACGTCGAGGCGACCCCGGACCTTGCGCCTGCCGAATGGTTCACCGCAGCCGAGCTGGCGCAGCTGGCGCTGCCGGGCCTCGCCGGGGACAAGCGGGCGATCAATCGTCTTGCGGGCGAAGAGGGCTGGGCGACCCGCGTCGATCTGGAGCGCAAGCCGCTGGCACGGCCGCGCAAGGGGCGCGGCGGCGGGCTGGAGTTCCATTATCGCCTGCTGCCCGCAGAGGCTCAGCTCGCGCTGGGCAAGCGCGGGCTGATCCCCGGCCAGATCGCGGCGGAGCCGCAGCAGGATCGCGCCTGGGCGTGGTTCGATCGGCAGACCGAAAAGGTGAAGCGCGAGGCGCGGCGTCGGCTGGAGATCGTGCAGGAAATTGAAACGCTGGAGCAGGCCGGAATGACCCGGTCGGCGGCGGTGGCAGAGGCTGCGGCCCGCCACGGACAGGGAGAATCGACCATGTGGAAGTGGCTGACCAATATCGCAGGGCTCGCACTCGAAAACCGGTTGCCTGCGCTTGCCGACGATCGCCGGGGCGGAGGAAAGCCCAAGGATATCGACCCCGAGCTGTGGACGCTGTTCAAGAGCGATTACCTGCGGCCGAGCGCACCGCCGCTGAGCAGCTCCTATCGCCGGGTGTCGGCGATCGCCGCCGAGCGCGGCCTGCCGATGGCGTCCGAGCGGACGTTCCGGCGCAAGCTCAAGGCGGAGGTCGACCCCCAGATCGTGATCCTGCAGCGCGAGGGGCGCGAGGCTTTGCGCCAGTCGCTGCCCGCGCAGCGGCGCACGGTTTCTCACCTCCACGCGCTGGAACACGTCAATATCGACGGGCACACCTTCAACGTCTTCGTCCGCACCGCCGAGGGCAAGGTGGTTCGCCCGGTGATGGTGGCGATTCAGGACCTCTACAGCCGCAAGATCGTCGCGTGGCGGATGGGCGAGGTCGAGAGCGCCGCTCTGGTAAGGCTGGCCTTCGCCGACCTGTTCCAGAAGTGGGGCATCCCCAAGGCCTGCACGCTCGACAATGGCCGCGGCTTCGCGAGCAAGTGGATCACCGGCGGGTCGAAGTCCCGCTTCCGCTTCAAGATCCGCGAGGAGGAGCCGACCGGCCTGCTGACCGAGCTGGGCATCGCGATCCACTGGACGCTGCCCTATCGCGGCCAGTCGAAGCCGATCGAGCGTGCCTTCGGCGACCTCAACGGCACGATCGCACAGCACCCGCTGTGCGAGGGCGCCTATACCGGGCGCAACCCGTTCGAGAAGCCGGAGAACTACGGCACCCACGCGGTGGCCTGGGACGAGTTCGAGGCGCTGGTCGCGGAAGGTATCGCCCAGCACAACGCGCGCAAGGGGCGGCGGACCGAGACGGCCAAGGGCCGCAGCTTCGACGAGGTGTTTGCCGAAAGCTACGCGACCGCGCCGATCGGCAAGGCGACCGAAGAGCACCTGCGGATGGCGCTGCTCGCGGCCGACCAGAAGCGCATCCAGAACGACGGCGTGATCCATCTCTACGGCAACCGCTACTATTCGCAGGAGATCGGACGCCATGCGGGCGAGCGGGTTTCCGTGCGGTTCGATCCCGACAACCTGCACGGCGACATCCACGTCTACGCGCAGAGCGGCGGCTACCTCGGCAAGGCGGAGATGATCGCCGACACGGGATACACCACCGCAGAAGCCGCAAAGAGCATCGAGAAACAGCGTGCGGCGAACCGCAAGGCGGTGCGCGCGGCGAAGGAGGCCGAAGGGCTGATCGATGCGCAGGAGCTGGCGCAGCGGCAGGCGCGGCCGATCGAACCCGAAGTCCCCGAGCTGAGTGTCATCCGCCCGATGCCGCCGCGCAAGGGCGTGGCGGTGGCCGCGCAGGCGCAGGCGATGCCGGATTCAAGACAGGACGAGGAACGCGAGCGCAGCATCTTCACGGCGCTGAGCGTGGTGACCGGCGGCAAGAAATAA
- a CDS encoding AAA family ATPase, translating to MATQIEQPAADEKAWKETVDGQEAWAREVEKERQWLIAHKTELGCSWPAMASRLDAKIKHSTLSVWIGGKYQGPDDRFVEAIRRYRHSLTSRARIEVNLPTAPHFYETEVSKRLTAMLEWAKRGRIVYAALGAGLGKTRTGKRFQELNSNVFVIAVAPSCSGINSLQKEVLDAFGIKVQTGTSQILSRRIVDFIDGAPDCLLLFDEAQHLTPKAIEEIRSWHDKTGVGIALFGNEQVQQTLDGGARSAAFAQIFSRVAMSLTRSKPFDADIEAMLDGWSIDDDDVRKEVTRIAKLPGALRGATHVLEVAHMLALVDETALTLRHVQDAWAQLSKRREQP from the coding sequence ATGGCAACGCAGATTGAACAGCCCGCAGCAGACGAGAAGGCCTGGAAAGAGACGGTCGATGGGCAAGAGGCATGGGCGCGCGAGGTGGAGAAAGAGCGCCAGTGGCTGATCGCCCACAAGACCGAGCTGGGTTGCAGCTGGCCGGCGATGGCATCCCGGCTCGATGCCAAAATAAAGCATAGCACGCTCAGCGTGTGGATCGGCGGCAAGTACCAGGGCCCCGACGACCGCTTCGTGGAGGCGATCCGCAGGTATCGCCATTCGCTGACCTCGCGTGCCAGGATCGAAGTCAACCTGCCGACCGCGCCGCATTTCTACGAGACCGAAGTGAGCAAGCGGCTGACCGCGATGCTCGAATGGGCGAAGCGCGGGCGGATTGTCTACGCGGCGCTGGGGGCGGGGCTGGGCAAGACGCGGACCGGCAAGCGGTTTCAGGAGCTGAACAGCAACGTCTTCGTGATCGCGGTCGCGCCATCCTGTTCGGGGATCAACAGCCTGCAGAAAGAGGTGCTCGACGCCTTCGGGATCAAGGTCCAGACCGGTACCAGCCAGATCCTCTCGCGCCGGATCGTCGACTTCATCGACGGCGCGCCCGACTGCCTCTTGCTGTTCGACGAGGCGCAGCACCTGACCCCCAAGGCGATCGAGGAGATCCGCAGCTGGCACGACAAGACCGGAGTGGGCATCGCGCTGTTCGGTAACGAGCAGGTGCAGCAGACGCTCGATGGCGGGGCGCGGTCTGCCGCGTTCGCGCAGATCTTCAGCCGGGTGGCGATGTCGCTCACCCGATCGAAGCCGTTCGATGCCGACATCGAGGCGATGCTCGACGGGTGGAGCATCGATGACGATGACGTCCGCAAGGAGGTGACGCGGATTGCGAAGCTGCCCGGCGCACTGCGCGGGGCGACCCACGTCCTCGAGGTCGCGCACATGCTGGCGCTGGTCGACGAAACCGCGCTGACCCTGCGCCATGTGCAGGACGCCTGGGCGCAGCTGTCCAAGCGGAGGGAACAGCCGTGA
- a CDS encoding helix-turn-helix domain-containing protein — MSVRNPFIVTAIEFVERETGLTRFDLFSKRRTADVVWARTLLVWLLREHRPGSMSYPKIASLLNGRDHATIIHAHKVTAPRLREADPSFDEACAKFVAQIEQEREAA, encoded by the coding sequence ATGTCGGTGCGCAATCCGTTCATCGTCACCGCGATCGAGTTCGTGGAGCGCGAGACCGGCCTGACCCGCTTCGACCTCTTTTCGAAGCGGCGGACTGCCGACGTCGTGTGGGCGCGCACGCTGCTCGTCTGGCTGCTGCGCGAGCACCGGCCGGGATCGATGAGCTATCCGAAAATCGCGAGCCTGCTCAACGGCCGCGACCACGCCACCATCATCCACGCCCACAAGGTCACCGCGCCGAGGCTGCGCGAGGCAGACCCTTCGTTCGACGAAGCCTGCGCCAAGTTCGTCGCGCAGATCGAGCAGGAAAGGGAAGCAGCATGA
- a CDS encoding regulatory protein GemA, whose translation MNAATAREPAISSHRRSMIAKIHVARTQLQMEEDDYRQIVFDASGKTSSADCSDAQLEAVIDALKKRGFKPLPKKGGQRVAQHPVARKARALWISLYQLGAVRNQGEAALESFAKRQLGCERLDWARQSDGYRLIEALKNMAEREGWAQRGPKGEKLAVRQLQKGLCEAILAKLKAKGLAGANWSLDVAAYRLLGEEVDTLLATSPETYATLAAQLGRVLRGEGGTR comes from the coding sequence ATGAACGCCGCAACCGCTCGCGAACCCGCGATCAGCTCGCACCGCCGATCGATGATCGCGAAGATCCACGTCGCGCGAACGCAGCTACAGATGGAGGAGGACGATTATCGCCAGATCGTGTTCGATGCCTCGGGCAAGACCAGCTCGGCAGACTGCTCGGACGCGCAGCTCGAGGCGGTCATCGATGCGCTGAAGAAGCGCGGGTTCAAGCCGCTGCCGAAGAAGGGTGGCCAGCGCGTCGCGCAGCATCCCGTGGCGCGCAAGGCGAGGGCGCTTTGGATCTCGCTCTACCAGCTGGGTGCGGTGCGCAACCAGGGCGAAGCCGCTCTCGAATCCTTCGCCAAGCGCCAGCTCGGCTGCGAGCGGCTCGACTGGGCGCGCCAGTCGGACGGCTATCGCCTGATCGAGGCGCTGAAGAACATGGCCGAGCGTGAGGGCTGGGCCCAGCGCGGACCGAAGGGCGAGAAGCTGGCCGTGCGCCAGTTGCAGAAGGGCCTGTGCGAGGCGATTCTCGCCAAGCTGAAGGCGAAGGGCCTCGCCGGGGCGAACTGGTCGCTGGATGTCGCCGCTTACCGCCTGCTGGGCGAAGAGGTCGACACGCTGCTCGCCACCTCACCCGAAACCTACGCCACGCTCGCCGCCCAGCTGGGCCGGGTGCTGCGCGGGGAAGGTGGCACGCGATGA
- a CDS encoding glycosyl hydrolase 108 family protein, whose amino-acid sequence MATEDIDPNKPIVVKAFTDRYLRAFAHLLGIEGGYVNDKVDRGGATKYGISLRFLATEGKIDDDGDGFADFDLDMDGDIDGADIRALTILDAKILYKECFWNRLDCGSFPEPIGEMLFDQAVNGGLKAAAKLLQRAINSITREKRFRTIPLKVDGILGEKTRLRLGEYLDRFGEDAIIEAYRQEVKDRYYAIVRANPSQGRFLRGWLNRADRLGR is encoded by the coding sequence ATGGCCACCGAAGACATCGACCCCAACAAGCCAATCGTGGTGAAGGCATTCACCGACCGATACCTGCGCGCCTTCGCCCACCTTCTCGGGATCGAAGGCGGCTACGTGAACGACAAGGTCGATCGCGGCGGCGCGACCAAATACGGCATTTCGCTGCGGTTCCTCGCGACCGAAGGCAAGATCGATGATGATGGCGATGGTTTCGCTGACTTCGATCTCGACATGGACGGCGACATCGACGGGGCGGACATCCGCGCCTTGACGATCCTCGACGCGAAGATCCTCTACAAGGAATGCTTCTGGAACCGGCTCGACTGCGGGAGCTTTCCGGAGCCGATCGGCGAGATGCTGTTCGATCAGGCTGTCAATGGCGGGCTGAAGGCCGCGGCGAAGCTCCTCCAGCGCGCGATCAACTCGATCACGCGCGAAAAGCGCTTCCGCACGATCCCGCTGAAGGTCGATGGAATTCTTGGTGAGAAGACCCGCCTGCGCTTGGGCGAATACCTCGACAGGTTCGGCGAGGACGCGATCATCGAGGCCTACCGCCAAGAGGTAAAGGATCGCTACTACGCGATCGTCCGCGCCAACCCGAGCCAAGGCAGGTTCCTTCGCGGCTGGCTCAACCGGGCCGATCGGCTCGGCCGATGA
- a CDS encoding fatty acid desaturase CarF family protein translates to MDLALSIAAVAAQLLAGWLLADFLSGLLHWAEDRLGPGREHWPLIGRHVFAPNLLHHKRPLDFTRTSFVVRNWTTWAGASALALPLLLAFGPQWWLASAWLGGMMANEVHAWAHKPEMTPEWAKPFQNIGLISYRWAHGVHHLWPHDRRYCVLTAWLNPLLDRVRFWRGLERLLPKGVIR, encoded by the coding sequence ATGGACCTCGCACTCTCCATTGCGGCGGTCGCTGCCCAGCTGCTCGCCGGATGGCTTCTGGCCGACTTCCTGTCGGGGCTGCTCCACTGGGCCGAGGACCGGCTGGGCCCGGGGCGCGAGCACTGGCCGCTGATCGGTCGCCACGTCTTTGCGCCGAACCTGCTGCACCACAAGCGCCCGCTCGACTTCACCCGCACCAGCTTCGTCGTCCGCAACTGGACGACATGGGCCGGCGCGAGCGCGCTGGCGCTGCCGCTGCTGCTCGCCTTCGGTCCGCAGTGGTGGCTGGCGTCGGCGTGGCTGGGCGGGATGATGGCCAACGAGGTTCACGCCTGGGCGCACAAGCCCGAGATGACGCCCGAGTGGGCGAAGCCGTTCCAGAATATCGGGCTGATCAGCTATCGCTGGGCGCATGGCGTGCACCATCTCTGGCCGCATGACCGCCGCTATTGCGTCCTGACCGCCTGGCTCAACCCGCTGCTCGATCGCGTGCGGTTCTGGCGCGGGCTGGAGCGGTTGCTGCCGAAGGGTGTAATCCGATGA
- a CDS encoding DUF3486 family protein, with protein MSAADRRQGRGRLSSIDTLPDEAEEDVVWALEALRERKLPQNTIREEFNARLIARDIEPISKSAFNRYAVRKAIQFRKMDEVRRISSELVDTLGTDAPDDVTVLVAEMIKVSMFKILEDKELDPKAIMELSRALQSTVSAQRGSEEYRKQLEKRVAQQLEEAADRAEVKMREAGLPADRIAQLRKDFLGVKS; from the coding sequence ATGAGCGCCGCCGATCGCCGCCAAGGCCGGGGACGCCTGTCCTCGATCGACACGCTGCCCGATGAGGCAGAGGAAGACGTCGTCTGGGCATTGGAGGCGCTGCGCGAACGCAAGCTGCCGCAGAACACGATCCGCGAGGAGTTCAACGCCCGGCTGATCGCCCGCGATATCGAGCCGATCAGCAAGAGCGCCTTCAACCGCTACGCAGTGCGCAAGGCGATCCAGTTCCGCAAGATGGACGAGGTGCGTCGAATCTCATCCGAGCTGGTCGACACGCTGGGCACGGACGCACCCGACGACGTGACCGTTCTGGTCGCGGAGATGATCAAGGTCTCGATGTTCAAGATCCTCGAGGACAAGGAACTCGACCCGAAAGCGATCATGGAGCTGAGCCGCGCACTGCAATCGACCGTGAGCGCGCAGCGCGGCTCGGAAGAGTATCGCAAGCAGCTCGAGAAGCGCGTCGCCCAGCAGCTCGAGGAAGCTGCCGATCGCGCCGAGGTCAAGATGCGCGAGGCCGGACTGCCGGCCGACCGCATTGCCCAGCTGCGCAAGGACTTCCTTGGGGTGAAGTCGTGA